The following are encoded together in the Thunnus maccoyii chromosome 18, fThuMac1.1, whole genome shotgun sequence genome:
- the LOC121883524 gene encoding myosin-6-like, which translates to MNKKREAEFQKLRRDLEKSTLQHEVAASVLRKKQTNSIAELGEQIDNLQCVKQKLEKEKSEHKLEIDDLSSNMEAVAESKGNLEKMC; encoded by the exons ATGAACAAGAAGCGTGAGGCTGAGTTCCAGAAGCTGCGCCGTGACCTTGAAAAGTCAACCCTGCAGCATGAAGTTGCTGCATCAGTTCTCCGCAAGAAGCAGACCAACAGTATTGCAGAGCTGGGAGAGCAGATCGACAACCTCCAGTGTGTTAAACAGAagctggagaaggagaagagcGAGCACAAGCTAGAGATCGATGACCTCTCCAGTAACATGGAGGCTGTTGCTGAATCCAAA GGAAACTTGGAAAAAATGTGCTGA